In Apis cerana isolate GH-2021 linkage group LG5, AcerK_1.0, whole genome shotgun sequence, a single genomic region encodes these proteins:
- the LOC108001300 gene encoding putative GPI-anchor transamidase: MMYLRLIITFCIFHLSYTWEISENFAKTGHSNNWAVLVDTSRFWFNYRHVANVLSIYRSVKRLGIPDSQIILMIADDMACNPRNPRPATVFNNIRQHINVYGDDVEVDYRGYEVTVENFVRLLTGRLAPETPRSKKLLTDEGSNILIYLTGHGGNGFLKFQDSEEITSKELADALEQMWQKRRYHEILFIVDTCQASSMYEKFYSPNILAVASSLVGEDSLSHHLDPAIGVYIIDRYTYYALDFLEKVEPSSSKTLGEFLKVCPKHYCLSTVGVRKDLFRRDPNKVPVTDFFGSLRPVELTTSIMTVLPVKINKTKTIEPERKYSYVPQFPDVSKFT, encoded by the exons ATGATGTATTTAAGACTTATCAttactttttgtatttttcatttaagttATACTTGGGag ATATCAGAAAATTTTGCTAAGACAGGGCATTCAAATAATTGGGCAGTATTGGTCGATACTTCACGATTTTGGTTTAATTATCGTCATGTAGCAAATGTGTTATCCATTTATAGAAGTGTTAAACGCTTAGGTATACCAGATTCACAAATTATTCTAATGATAGCAGATGACATGGCATGCAATCCGAGAAATCCTAGGCCAGCTAcagttttcaataatatcagACAACATATTAATGTTTATGGAGATGATGTAGAAGTAGATTATAGAGGATATGAAGTTACTGTAGAAAATTTTGTGAGATTATTAACTGGGCGATTAGCACCAGAGACACCAAGATCCAAAAAACTATTAACGGATGAAggatctaatattttaatttatcttactGGTCATGGTGGGAATGGATTCTTAAAATTCCAAGATTCTGAAGAAATTACTAGTAAAGAACTTGCAGATGCATTAGAACAAATGTGGCAGAAAAGAAGatatcatgaaattttatttattgttgatACTTGTCAAGCAAGTTCAATgtatgagaaattttattctccaaACATTCTTGCAGTTGCATCTAGCCTAGTAGGCGAAGATTCACTTTCT CATCATTTGGATCCTGCCATTGGCGTTTACATTATAGatagatatacatattatgCATTGGACTTTTTAGAAAAAGTTGAACCATCTAGTTCCAAAACATTAGGAGAATtt cTTAAAGTATGTCCTAAGCATTATTGCTTATCAACAGTAGGAGtaagaaaagatttatttagaaGGGATCCTAATAAAGTACCAGTCACAGATTTCTTTGGATCATTGAGGCCTGTAGAATTAACCACGAGTATAATGACTGTTTTGCCCGTGAAAATAAACAAGACGAAAACAATCGAACCGGAAAGGAAATATTCTTATGTTCCACAATTTCCAGATGTATCAAAGTTTACGTGA
- the LOC108001319 gene encoding uncharacterized protein LOC108001319: MRFCGIYLIVIFTLCTPSSSFKLKTNYIEVHDIDDNALKQLPPQDPAFHSFPTIPTVPLIPTCMKEGYFRDPFNCKKFYYCQYVNAVPKGFYCQNDLIFNTITDQCDKPSFVYC; encoded by the coding sequence atgCGTTTCTGTGGTATCTACTTGATAGTTATTTTTACTCTCTGCACACCGTCCTCGTCGTTCAAGCTAAAAACGAATTATATCGAAGTGCACGACATTGACGACAATGCCTTAAAGCAGTTACCTCCTCAAGATCCTGCATTTCACTCTTTTCCAACGATACCTACTGTTCCACTTATCCCTACATGTATGAAAGAAGGATATTTCAGAGATCCTTTCAActgcaaaaaattttactattgtCAATACGTGAACGCAGTTCCAAAGGGTTTTTACTGTCAAaatgatttgatatttaacACGATAACCGATCAGTGTGATAAACCTAGTTTTGTATATTGTTGA